TACGGTTTCCCAATCTTCTAATATTATGAATGCTAAGCATTCGTAAAAATTATCTCTTAGCCAGGATTTGTCGTATCCTGTTCCTACGTCTTTTCTGCTTGCAGCAAATAATCCTGATTCGTATTGTAGATTTTTTAGAATTTTTAGGTGTTGTACTAGTATGTTGTTATATGTTAGTTTTTCTTTTAGTTCTAGTTTCATTTGCGCCTCTTTTTTAATGTTATTTGTTGCTGTGTTTTATATATTTTTCTCCGTTGTTAATGTTTGTGTTACTTTTAGAGTGTCAGCGTAAAATTTTCCTTTGTATGTGCTTCCAGTTGCTTCTATTGTATTATTTAATTTTAGTCCCGGATTTTTTTTTATTTGGACTTTTATTTCTTCGCAGGTATGTATGTAAAGGGTTGTTGTTTTTTCGTTTTCATATATTTTTGTGATTTTTCCTTTTATTATTGCTTTATCTGCGTCTTTTTCAAGAATCGGGGATGCGGGTGTGTAGTCAAGAAAGACATATTTTAGAAGTAATAGGCCTATTAGTATTATTATTAGCGCAATTATTTCTATTGTGTTTATTTTCATAAAGCTTTTATTTGATTTGTTTTTATTTGACGTTCGTAATCATTTTCGGATTCTTTCCGAAACCTTTTTTAAGTGTTGCGAATTATCCTTGGTAGGTATTATGGCAAAGAAGAAATCTGTTAAAAAAACTAAAGAGCTTGATATGAATAAGGAGCTAGAATTTAATGATACTAGTGAGTTAAATGTTTCTGATAAAATTATTGATCAGGTGATCGGTCAGGAAGATGCTATTGAAGTTGTTAAGAAAGCTAGTATTCAAAGAAGGCATGTTTTGTTGATTGGCGAACCTGGAACTGGCAAGTCTATGCTTGGGTTGGCTTTGGCTGAGTTGTTACCTAAAGAGAAGTTAGTTGATGTTCTTAGTTTTCCTAATCCTAATGATGCTAATCAGCCTGTTATAAGAACTGTTCCAGGTGGAAAGGGCAGAGGCGTTGTTAGTTCTTCTAAAGTTCAGAGTTCTCAGTCACTTAGAAATCAAAACACTATTTTGTTTGTTGTTATTGGTATTTTATTTTTGTTAAATATTGTTAGTTTTCATTATTTTATTAATGAATATGGTCCTGTTGCAGGTTCTATTTTTATTGTTGGTTCTAGCATTATTTCTGTTGTTATTATCGGTTTATTTGTTATTTCTATGAATCTTAGTAAAAGAATGGGAGATAAACAAGTTGTTCAGTCTCCTAAGGTTATTGTTGATAATTTTGGTAGAAAACAGGCTCCTTTTTTTGATGCTACTGGTGCTCATGCCGGTGCTTTATTAGGAGATGTTTTGCATGATCCTTTTCAGTCAGGAGGTTTAGGAACTCCTGCTCATGAACGTGTTGTTGCAGGTATGATTCACAAAGCGCACTTAGGTGTTTTGTTTGTTGATGAAATTGCTACTTTGGCTGCAAATACTCAACAAGAGTTATTAACTGCTATTCAGGAAGGTAAATTTTCAATTACTGGGCAAAGTGAGCGAAGTGCGGGAGCTATGGTTCGAACAGATCCTGTTCCTTGTAAATTTGTTTTGATCGCTGCTGGTAATTTGGAGACTATTAAGCATATGCACCCTGCTCTTAGAAGTAGAATTAGGGGTTATGGGTATGAAGTTTATATGAAAGACACTATGCTTGATAATGTTAGTAATAGGAATAAAATAGGGGTTTTTGTTGCACAAGAAGTTGTTCGTGATGGTAAGATTCCTCATTTTAGTAGGGATTCTGTTCTTGAGATTATTGAGGAAGCTAAAAGAAAGGCTAGCAGAAAAGGTCATTTGACTTTGAAGTTAAGAGAACTTGGAGGATTAATTAGAGCTGCAGGGGATATTGCTTTGGAAGAAAAAGCAAAGCTTGTAACTATTGAACATATTACGAAAGCTAGAACTGTTTCTAGGTCTTTGGAAAAACAATTATCGGATAGGTATATTGAGCGTAAGAAAGAGTATGAATTGATTACTACGTCTGGTTTGAAAGTCGGAAGAGTTAATGGTTTGGCTGTTATTGGTATGGATGGTAGTAATTCTGGAATTATTTTACCTATTGAATCAGAAGTAAGTCCTGGTAAAGAAAAAAATATTATTGCAACAGGTAAATTAGGAGATATTGCAAAAGAAGCCGTATTAAATGTTTTTGCTATTATTAAAAAGTATTTTGGTAAAGATTTTATGGAGAAAAAAGACATTCATGTTCAATTCTTACAGACTTATGAGGGTGTTGAAGGAGATAGTGCTTCTGTTGCTGTGGCTGTCGCAGTTATTAGCGCTTTGAAAGATATTCCTATAAAACAAGAGTTTGCTATGACTGGTTCTCTTAGTGTTCGAGGAGACGTTTTACCTGTCGGAGGAGTCACTAGTAAAGTTGAAGCAGCTATTGATGCGGGTATTAAGAGTGTTATTGTTCCTAAAAGTAATATGGGCGATATAGTTATTAAGGATGATAAGTTGAAAAAAATAAAAATTATTCCTGTTAGTAGGCTTTTTGAAGTTCTTGATGTTGTTTTTGATTGGAAGGGTAAGGAAAAATTAAGAAAAGTAGTACTGTCCAAACACTAATCAGTAAGCTTTATAAATAGTTATTATTTTCTGAAAGTTATGGAAGGTATAATAGTTAATTTTAAGAGGTCTGTGACAAGAACTGCTGATAGTAGAATGATTGTCAAAGTAGATTCTATTACCGGTAAAGAAGATGCTGGTAAATTAGTTGGTAAAAAAGTAGTTTATAATACTGGTAAAAAAGATATTTCTGGTGAAGTTACTAAAGCTCATGGTAATTCTGGAGCTCTTTTAGTTAAGTTTGAAACAGGCATGCCTGGTCAAGCTATTGGACAAAAAGTAAAAATAAATTAAATTTTTACATTTACAATATTTTTTGTTCTAACCGCTAAATTATTCATGCACTTTTCTATTGTAGCTTTTTGAGAGTCTTCTTTTTTCAATTCTATTCTTAGTTCGTTCATAGCGGTGTTGAATTCTACTTCTTCTTCTACTACCCAGTCATGCTTTAAAGGATTCCATTTTTTTAAGAACTTATATGCTATTTCAAATACTTCCCTTAAAGTGTTTAAAGGTCCATCTATTAAATTATCATCAGTGTATGATGCAATTTCAAATATTTTATTGTTTAAAGTTAAAAAAGAGTTACTAACGCTTTTTTTTGCTCTTTCCCATGCCTGTTTTACTTCTTTACTCATTATTATCATTCCTCTGTTTTGCCTATTAAATCAGCAGTTCCTGCTCCTATGACTGCTAATACGCTTATTGCAGATACTATTCCAAAAATTTCGTGAAACGGCGTTGTAAAACTTATTTTCCCATATACAAAAAGCACCAGTACTACTGTGAGTAAAGACACTACGTATAGCACTATTGCTCTTAATGGAAGTATTTTCATTACAAAATGGTCATCCACTCTTCTAAATCCTGCGAAATAAAGGAATATTACAACTATGAAAAAACTTAGCAATAATAATGATATACTTCTCATGTAGCTAAAATGACTGCCTATCTCTACTCCTTTGTAAAATGCGAAATGGCCAACTATACCAAAGAATGCTCCTATTATTCCTTTTGTTATGTCTCGCATAGTTATTTTCTTTAAGGGTTTGTCTAAGACTTGTGATTTTATTTCTTCTTCTAATTTCTCGAGTTTAGCTAGTTGTGCTAGTTCTTCTGCTTCTTCTATATGTATTGCATGAGCTTGATCTATTTGTTTTTTTTCTAAATCTATCTCTTGCAGTTCTTCATTTTCTATTTCTTTTTCTTCTTTTAATATTGCGTCAAGTTTTTGTAAAATTATTTTTTGAGAGTCTTC
This DNA window, taken from Candidatus Woesearchaeota archaeon, encodes the following:
- the lonB gene encoding ATP-dependent protease LonB, which encodes MAKKKSVKKTKELDMNKELEFNDTSELNVSDKIIDQVIGQEDAIEVVKKASIQRRHVLLIGEPGTGKSMLGLALAELLPKEKLVDVLSFPNPNDANQPVIRTVPGGKGRGVVSSSKVQSSQSLRNQNTILFVVIGILFLLNIVSFHYFINEYGPVAGSIFIVGSSIISVVIIGLFVISMNLSKRMGDKQVVQSPKVIVDNFGRKQAPFFDATGAHAGALLGDVLHDPFQSGGLGTPAHERVVAGMIHKAHLGVLFVDEIATLAANTQQELLTAIQEGKFSITGQSERSAGAMVRTDPVPCKFVLIAAGNLETIKHMHPALRSRIRGYGYEVYMKDTMLDNVSNRNKIGVFVAQEVVRDGKIPHFSRDSVLEIIEEAKRKASRKGHLTLKLRELGGLIRAAGDIALEEKAKLVTIEHITKARTVSRSLEKQLSDRYIERKKEYELITTSGLKVGRVNGLAVIGMDGSNSGIILPIESEVSPGKEKNIIATGKLGDIAKEAVLNVFAIIKKYFGKDFMEKKDIHVQFLQTYEGVEGDSASVAVAVAVISALKDIPIKQEFAMTGSLSVRGDVLPVGGVTSKVEAAIDAGIKSVIVPKSNMGDIVIKDDKLKKIKIIPVSRLFEVLDVVFDWKGKEKLRKVVLSKH
- a CDS encoding 50S ribosomal protein L35ae; the encoded protein is MEGIIVNFKRSVTRTADSRMIVKVDSITGKEDAGKLVGKKVVYNTGKKDISGEVTKAHGNSGALLVKFETGMPGQAIGQKVKIN
- a CDS encoding DUF2391 family protein; translated protein: MVKKKSVKKTKKTKTSKSKSISQLQRIKNIEDSQKIILQKLDAILKEEKEIENEELQEIDLEKKQIDQAHAIHIEEAEELAQLAKLEKLEEEIKSQVLDKPLKKITMRDITKGIIGAFFGIVGHFAFYKGVEIGSHFSYMRSISLLLLSFFIVVIFLYFAGFRRVDDHFVMKILPLRAIVLYVVSLLTVVLVLFVYGKISFTTPFHEIFGIVSAISVLAVIGAGTADLIGKTEE